From the Eleutherodactylus coqui strain aEleCoq1 chromosome 7, aEleCoq1.hap1, whole genome shotgun sequence genome, one window contains:
- the LOC136572749 gene encoding lecithin retinol acyltransferase-like isoform X1, with the protein MKSLLVGLMVFIFEKIFVFANLKKFSLAKRKIGASCITEFCTLKRGDLLQVPRTLFVHFGIYLGENKVAHLMPDILPAISDDKYLIGKVVTNKRLILGVLAKVASIRVDSVQDFAYGGNIIVNHMDRSFKTKPLSNEEVAQRAEKLLGATSYSLLWDNCEHFVTYCRYGFPVSFQTDKFCDIVKKIIRDQRSVVISAAVGMALTLCVGVGPFTALPSFLITFTLWMAS; encoded by the exons ATGAAATCCCTCCTGGTAGGACTGATGGTCTTCATCTTTGAAAAAATCTTCGTTTTTGCAAACTTAAAGAAGTTTAGCCTGGCAAAGAGGAAAATTGGAGCAAGCTGTATTACTGAGTTCTGCACACTGAAGCGAGGAGACCTATTACAGGTCCCCAGAACTTTGTTTGTTCACTTTGGGATCTACTTGGGAGAGAACAAGGTTGCCCACCTGATGCCTGATATCCTCCCTGCTATTTCGGACGACAAGTATCTGATTGGGAAGGTCGTCACCAACAAAAGGCTGATCCTGGGAGTCCTAGCTAAGGTGGCCAGTATAAGAGTGGACAGTGTGCAGGACTTTGCCTATGGTGGTAATATAATAGTTAATCACATGGACAGAAGTTTCAAGACAAAACCTCTTTCTAATGAAGAAGTAGCTCAGAGGGCTGAGAAGCTGCTGGGGGCCACATCCTACAGCCTGCTGTGGGATAACTGCGAGCACTTTGTCACTTACTGCAGATACGGGTTTCCTGTGAGCTTTCAGACTGATAAG tTTTGTGATATAGTGAAGAAGATCATTCGAGACCAAAGGAGCGTTGTGATTTCTGCGGCTGTAGGAATGGCATTGACGCTTTGTGTGGGAGTAGGCCCATTCACTGCCCTTCCTAGTTTCCTTATTACCTTCACCCTCTGGATGGCTAGCTGA